In Pseudobutyrivibrio ruminis HUN009, the DNA window CGGGGCAGTTCAAGGCATTTATTGATCGATGCACGCCATGGTGTAATACCCATGAACCGCATGCAACAATTAAGTCTGGAAAGAAGGGCTATGCGATAGCGCTAAGAACCGGACCAAACATGCCGGAATGCGAGAGAATCATTAGCAGTATTGAACACTTCTATGGGCATCTGGAGATAGAGTGCGTTGGTCATTTGGGACTCACATCCATCGAATACAAAGAGGATGTAGATCCAAGGAAACAGGAGATTGTCGATTTTTGTAGCAAGATAGTAGGAAATAATGATTGAGATTACGTACTTACAACTCTTTTTACTAATAACGATTATATGGATTATCACTCGTTTAGTTGTAGCTGCTAAAACAAAAGCATTTTCGATTAAACGAGAACTCCAACTGTTATTGGTTTACGTTTGCATCGTTGTTATATTTCGATTTGTGTATTTTGGATTTCATCTTGAGAATGGAAAGATACCAACGTTAAAGATAGGCTTTGGAGATGATATCCATGATATGATCAGTATCATTCCATTCTACTTCCTTGTAGATCGATATGATGGCTGGAAGATGAATGTCATCGGTAATATCACGATGTTCATACCGGTTGGAATCGTGTGGCCGATTTGTTTTAAGCAACTCGATACGATTCGAAAAACTATATTCGCTGGTGCGGGCTTTACACTGTTCATCGAGTTGACTCAACTTGTTTGCATTGGACGACATAC includes these proteins:
- a CDS encoding flavodoxin family protein, coding for MNALVINCSPVRTGATAEIVRLVSDQLSVKYSVKSICIDDYAFAFCRGCRSCHDTAKCVMNDAAVIEDIMHEYDDADVIVSVSPSYWADVPGQFKAFIDRCTPWCNTHEPHATIKSGKKGYAIALRTGPNMPECERIISSIEHFYGHLEIECVGHLGLTSIEYKEDVDPRKQEIVDFCSKIVGNND
- a CDS encoding VanZ family protein; the encoded protein is MIEITYLQLFLLITIIWIITRLVVAAKTKAFSIKRELQLLLVYVCIVVIFRFVYFGFHLENGKIPTLKIGFGDDIHDMISIIPFYFLVDRYDGWKMNVIGNITMFIPVGIVWPICFKQLDTIRKTIFAGAGFTLFIELTQLVCIGRHTDIDDLILNTIGVVLGACIVFLIRRHK